Proteins encoded in a region of the Paenibacillus wynnii genome:
- a CDS encoding TetR/AcrR family transcriptional regulator has protein sequence MAVVDRRQQVLQAATKSFSLFGYKATTMDQVAKIANVGKGTIYTFFTNKEQLFDEILRDVVIEMKIIAEREIRRDKPFFDNLHRVLDALLEFRSEHELFIKLSQENREFGTPQAGEGLNKIENVVLEYLEREVEHAIRQGEIKPCDPKIVSVVMFKLYIVLTTDLNKLHTPLDKEQIKSYFHLFLAEGLAK, from the coding sequence GTGGCTGTGGTAGATCGAAGGCAGCAGGTGCTTCAGGCTGCGACCAAATCCTTTTCATTGTTTGGGTATAAAGCAACCACAATGGATCAGGTCGCAAAAATTGCAAATGTTGGGAAAGGTACTATTTACACCTTTTTCACCAATAAGGAGCAGTTGTTTGATGAGATTCTGCGCGATGTTGTGATTGAGATGAAGATTATTGCCGAGCGGGAGATCAGGCGTGATAAGCCTTTTTTTGATAATTTGCACCGTGTTCTAGATGCCCTGTTAGAATTTCGAAGCGAGCATGAGTTGTTCATAAAGCTTTCCCAGGAGAATCGTGAGTTCGGAACACCTCAGGCCGGCGAAGGTCTCAACAAAATCGAGAATGTGGTATTGGAATATTTGGAGCGTGAGGTGGAACACGCGATTCGGCAAGGGGAAATCAAGCCATGTGACCCCAAAATCGTATCGGTTGTAATGTTCAAATTATATATTGTGCTGACCACTGATCTGAACAAACTGCACACACCCCTGGATAAAGAACAAATCAAATCCTATTTTCATTTATTTTTGGCTGAGGGATTGGCAAAGTAA
- the tnpB gene encoding IS200/IS605 family element RNA-guided endonuclease TnpB has translation MLSSDQDSGTQKRVHKAYKYRIYPTKEQQQLIHQMFGCCRFVFNHFLGLWNNTYATTGKGLSYNTCATQLPALKGQFEWLKTVDSIALQSAVRHVADSFDRFFKKQNQAPRFKSRKHPVQSYTTKQTNGNIAMKENKLKLPKLGWVRFANSRALEGRILSATVRRNAAGKYFASIVCEVDIHPLPQNNKEIGIDLGLKEFAVCSDGIREANPKWFRHYEKKLAFWQRRMARRTKGGSNWFKAKQKVAQIHEKIANGRHDFLHQLTTRLIRENQTISIENLRVANMLKNHKLAKSIADASWSEFKRQITYKASWYGRTIKMADTFAPTSQTCHVCGFINQEVKNLSVRQWTCPSCDALHDRDENAAHNIIQMSK, from the coding sequence ATGCTGTCATCGGATCAAGATTCTGGTACACAAAAACGTGTCCATAAAGCTTATAAGTACCGAATCTATCCGACAAAGGAACAACAGCAACTCATCCATCAGATGTTTGGCTGTTGCCGTTTTGTGTTCAATCATTTCTTGGGACTATGGAACAATACCTATGCGACAACTGGAAAGGGCTTATCCTACAACACTTGTGCCACACAACTTCCTGCTCTCAAAGGGCAATTTGAGTGGCTCAAAACGGTGGATAGTATTGCCTTGCAATCCGCCGTTCGACACGTAGCAGATAGCTTTGATCGGTTCTTTAAAAAACAGAATCAGGCTCCACGGTTTAAAAGCCGTAAGCATCCCGTGCAAAGCTATACTACGAAACAGACCAACGGCAACATTGCAATGAAAGAAAACAAACTTAAGCTCCCGAAGCTCGGTTGGGTTCGGTTTGCCAACTCCCGAGCCTTAGAGGGACGAATCCTTTCTGCCACCGTTCGAAGAAATGCGGCTGGCAAGTATTTTGCATCCATTGTCTGTGAGGTTGACATACATCCCCTGCCGCAGAACAACAAGGAGATTGGCATAGACCTTGGACTCAAGGAGTTTGCGGTCTGCTCCGATGGAATACGTGAGGCCAATCCAAAGTGGTTTCGCCACTACGAGAAGAAGTTAGCCTTCTGGCAACGCCGCATGGCTCGTCGCACGAAAGGTGGCTCCAATTGGTTTAAAGCCAAGCAGAAGGTTGCCCAAATCCACGAGAAGATTGCGAACGGTCGCCATGATTTTTTGCACCAACTCACCACCAGGCTGATCCGTGAAAACCAAACGATCAGTATTGAAAATCTTCGTGTTGCGAATATGCTCAAAAATCATAAGTTGGCGAAATCGATTGCCGATGCATCCTGGAGCGAGTTTAAACGCCAAATTACATACAAGGCGAGTTGGTACGGGCGGACGATTAAGATGGCTGACACCTTCGCACCCACCAGCCAAACTTGTCATGTGTGCGGCTTCATCAACCAAGAAGTGAAAAACCTTTCGGTGAGGCAGTGGACCTGTCCATCTTGTGATGCACTTCATGATCGGGATGAGAATGCTGCACACAACATCATACAAATGTCTAAATAG
- the gltB gene encoding glutamate synthase large subunit, with product MRHTELPPKQGLYDPQFEKDACGMGFVAHIKGKPSHDIVSNALTMLFNMEHRGGQGSEPNSGDGAGIMLQIPHKFFAAEAKAIGFELPEQGQYGVGMIFLSHNEEIRARHEAQLNDIIAEEGQELLGYRDVPTFDEMLGKTAKAAKPYVRQVFIGRSLNITDDLAFERKLFIIRKRAELAIRYSGVEEGESFYLPSLSCRKIVYKGMLTTAQVGQFYIDLQNENLESAIALVHSRFSTNTFPSWERAHPYRFMIHNGEINTLRGNVNWMHARQSLFKSEVFGEDLAKIKPVINPDGSDTAMFDNTFEFLYLAGRSLPQVAMMMVPEPWSNHDSMDQKKKDFYEYHSTLMEPWDGPAAMGFTDGVQIGAILDRNGLRPSRYYVTKDDLIILSSEAGVLDIAPENILYKDRLRPGRMLLVDTKEGRIISDEEVKASIASEQPYRQWLDEHLISLDELPDAPELPNPKHDNVQQLQQSFGYTFEDLRKVLEPMASTGQEAIGSMGYDSPLAVLSDRPQRLYNYFKQMFAQVTNPPIDAIREELVTSTTTTIGPERNLLKPEPESCRQISLNTPILSNEDFAKIRHVRRAGFKSMSIPILFPAELGAEGMKIAIDRLCEAADRVIGKGHNILILSDRGVDRENAAIPALLAVSSLHHHLIRQGTRTKVSILLESGEPREVHHYAVLLGYGVSAVNPYLAFESLDDMINQGLLRGISHEKAVKNYIKAATKSVVKILSKMGISTIQSYRGAQIFEAVGLNSAFVDRYFTWTPSRIGGIGLEEVAAEVLFTHNRAFTDKDGNDKVLDSGGEYQWRSDGEEHLFNPQTIHLLQHAVRSGDFATYKKFAALVQGENEKHLTIRSLLQFKPENAPVPLEEVEPAESIMKRFKTGAMSFGSISKEAHETLAIAMNRIGGKSNTGEGGEDPARFIPDSNGDSRRSAIKQVASGRFGVTSNYLVNADEIQIKMAQGAKPGEGGQLPGRKVYPWVAEVRGSTAGVGLISPPPHHDIYSIEDLAELIYDLKNANPRANINVKLVSEVGVGTIAAGVAKGRADIILISGYDGGTGASPMNSIRHAGLPWELGLAETHQTLMLNNLRDRVTLETDGKMLSGRDLAVAILLGAEEYGFSTAPLVAVGCIMMRVCQMDTCPVGVATQNPELRKNFAGDPQHVVNFMTFVAQDLREIMASLGFRTIEEMVGRTDCLDASIVSTHWKKKGVDLSSLLHTPHLAEGSTRFRSKRQNHALEETLDMSQLLELAAPALESGTPVEVSLPITNVNRAVGTILGSELTRKYGAAGLPDDTIRLNFTGSAGQSLGAFVPKGITITVEGDSNDYVGKGLSGGKLILKPSSKATFAAEDNIIIGNTALYGATGGEAYISGIAGERFAVRNSGANVVVEGVGDHGCEYMTGGRVVVLGGTGRNFAAGMSGGIAYVYDADNSFVKRCNLEMVLLERVEEQAEIQELRGLIVQHTELTGSVVGQRMLDQWEEHLPKFARVIPKDYKRMMQHIQKVEDAGLTGEAALMAAFEANMRELARVGG from the coding sequence ATGAGACACACTGAACTGCCCCCTAAACAGGGCCTTTATGATCCTCAGTTCGAAAAAGATGCATGCGGAATGGGTTTTGTTGCCCATATTAAAGGTAAGCCCTCCCATGATATTGTAAGCAATGCTTTGACTATGCTCTTTAATATGGAGCACCGTGGAGGCCAAGGAAGCGAACCTAACTCCGGTGACGGAGCAGGTATTATGCTACAAATTCCGCATAAATTCTTTGCTGCAGAGGCCAAGGCTATTGGCTTTGAGCTGCCGGAGCAAGGTCAATATGGTGTGGGTATGATCTTTTTGTCTCACAACGAAGAGATCCGTGCTCGCCATGAAGCCCAATTAAACGACATTATTGCCGAAGAGGGCCAGGAATTGCTTGGCTACCGTGACGTACCTACCTTTGATGAAATGTTGGGCAAAACAGCTAAAGCTGCAAAGCCTTATGTACGTCAGGTATTTATCGGACGTTCACTGAATATCACCGATGATCTTGCTTTCGAACGCAAACTGTTTATTATCCGCAAGCGTGCCGAGCTGGCTATTCGCTACAGCGGGGTGGAGGAAGGCGAGTCCTTTTATCTCCCAAGCTTATCTTGCCGCAAAATCGTATATAAAGGCATGTTAACGACTGCCCAGGTAGGACAGTTCTATATTGATCTGCAGAATGAGAATTTGGAATCAGCGATTGCGCTCGTGCATTCCCGTTTCAGCACGAATACGTTCCCTAGCTGGGAGCGTGCGCATCCTTATCGCTTCATGATTCATAATGGTGAAATCAATACCCTTCGCGGTAATGTGAACTGGATGCATGCCCGTCAGTCCCTATTCAAGAGCGAAGTGTTCGGAGAAGACTTGGCCAAGATTAAACCGGTTATTAACCCGGATGGTTCGGATACAGCAATGTTTGACAATACGTTCGAATTCCTGTATCTGGCTGGCCGTTCCTTGCCGCAGGTAGCCATGATGATGGTTCCAGAGCCTTGGAGCAACCATGACAGCATGGATCAGAAGAAGAAGGATTTCTATGAATACCACAGTACTTTAATGGAACCTTGGGATGGCCCCGCTGCAATGGGCTTTACCGACGGTGTTCAAATCGGGGCCATTCTTGACCGTAACGGCCTGCGTCCTTCACGTTATTATGTTACTAAAGATGATTTGATTATTCTCTCCTCCGAAGCAGGTGTTTTGGATATCGCCCCTGAGAACATCCTTTACAAGGACCGTTTGAGACCGGGCCGTATGCTCTTGGTTGATACTAAAGAAGGCCGCATTATCTCGGATGAAGAGGTCAAAGCATCGATTGCTTCCGAGCAGCCTTACCGCCAGTGGTTGGATGAGCATTTAATCAGTCTTGACGAACTTCCGGATGCACCTGAGCTTCCGAATCCTAAGCATGATAATGTACAGCAGTTGCAGCAATCGTTCGGATATACTTTTGAAGATTTGCGTAAAGTGCTAGAGCCTATGGCATCCACTGGTCAAGAAGCTATTGGCTCTATGGGCTATGATTCACCTCTGGCTGTGCTGTCGGACCGTCCGCAGCGTTTGTACAACTACTTTAAACAAATGTTCGCCCAAGTAACCAATCCACCGATTGATGCTATTCGTGAAGAGTTGGTTACTTCTACAACAACAACGATCGGGCCTGAGCGCAACCTGCTCAAACCTGAACCGGAGAGCTGCCGTCAGATCTCGTTGAATACACCTATCCTTTCTAATGAAGATTTTGCCAAGATTCGTCATGTACGCCGTGCAGGCTTCAAGTCCATGTCCATTCCAATTCTTTTCCCGGCTGAGCTGGGTGCAGAAGGAATGAAAATTGCGATTGACCGTTTGTGCGAGGCTGCTGACCGGGTTATTGGCAAGGGTCATAACATTCTCATTCTGTCAGACCGTGGTGTAGACCGCGAGAATGCTGCGATTCCAGCGCTGCTGGCCGTGTCGAGCCTGCATCACCATTTGATTCGTCAAGGTACCCGGACCAAAGTGAGCATTTTGCTGGAGTCTGGTGAACCGCGTGAAGTTCATCATTACGCAGTCCTGCTAGGCTATGGAGTGAGTGCTGTGAATCCATATCTGGCCTTTGAAAGCTTGGACGACATGATCAATCAAGGTCTACTACGGGGAATTTCCCACGAGAAGGCCGTGAAGAACTATATCAAAGCTGCGACTAAGAGCGTAGTTAAAATACTATCCAAGATGGGGATCTCGACCATTCAGTCCTATCGCGGAGCACAAATATTCGAAGCAGTAGGCCTCAATTCAGCATTTGTTGATCGTTACTTCACATGGACACCTTCCCGAATTGGCGGTATCGGTCTTGAAGAAGTGGCGGCAGAAGTCCTCTTTACGCACAACCGCGCCTTTACGGATAAAGACGGCAATGATAAAGTGCTGGATTCCGGCGGTGAATACCAATGGCGCAGCGACGGTGAAGAGCATCTCTTCAACCCGCAAACCATTCATTTGCTTCAGCACGCGGTGCGCAGCGGAGATTTCGCTACGTACAAGAAGTTCGCTGCACTCGTTCAGGGTGAGAACGAGAAGCATTTAACGATTCGATCCTTGCTGCAATTCAAGCCTGAAAATGCACCAGTCCCGCTTGAGGAAGTCGAACCGGCAGAGTCCATAATGAAACGCTTTAAGACCGGCGCGATGTCTTTCGGTTCAATTAGTAAGGAAGCCCATGAGACGCTGGCTATCGCTATGAACCGTATTGGCGGCAAGAGCAATACCGGTGAAGGCGGCGAAGATCCAGCACGCTTCATTCCGGACAGCAACGGAGATTCACGCCGCAGTGCGATCAAACAGGTAGCTTCCGGACGCTTTGGGGTAACCTCGAATTATCTGGTGAATGCGGATGAAATACAGATTAAGATGGCTCAGGGTGCGAAGCCTGGTGAAGGCGGGCAGTTACCGGGACGTAAGGTCTATCCTTGGGTTGCTGAAGTACGCGGCTCCACAGCAGGTGTAGGTTTGATCTCACCTCCTCCGCATCATGATATTTACTCTATCGAGGATTTGGCAGAGCTGATCTATGATCTGAAGAATGCTAATCCACGTGCAAATATTAATGTAAAGCTGGTATCTGAGGTTGGTGTCGGTACGATTGCAGCCGGTGTGGCCAAGGGTCGTGCGGATATCATCCTGATTAGCGGATACGATGGAGGAACAGGGGCATCTCCGATGAACTCTATCCGTCATGCGGGCCTTCCTTGGGAACTGGGTCTGGCTGAGACTCATCAGACGCTGATGCTGAACAATCTCCGTGACCGGGTTACTCTGGAAACGGACGGAAAAATGCTTAGCGGACGTGATTTGGCAGTCGCAATCTTGCTGGGAGCCGAAGAGTATGGATTCTCTACTGCACCGCTTGTCGCTGTAGGCTGTATCATGATGCGTGTCTGTCAGATGGATACTTGTCCGGTTGGAGTAGCAACGCAGAATCCTGAGCTTCGCAAGAATTTTGCGGGCGACCCACAGCATGTGGTTAACTTTATGACTTTTGTGGCGCAGGACTTACGTGAGATCATGGCTAGTCTGGGCTTCCGCACTATTGAGGAAATGGTGGGACGTACAGATTGCCTGGACGCTTCCATAGTATCTACTCACTGGAAGAAAAAGGGTGTAGACCTTTCCAGTCTGTTGCACACACCACACTTGGCTGAGGGAAGCACACGCTTCCGCAGCAAACGTCAGAATCACGCGCTGGAAGAAACATTGGATATGAGCCAATTGCTTGAACTGGCAGCTCCAGCATTAGAATCAGGAACTCCAGTAGAAGTTTCCTTACCGATTACGAACGTCAACCGTGCGGTCGGAACCATTTTGGGAAGTGAATTAACACGCAAATACGGCGCTGCCGGATTGCCGGACGATACCATTCGACTTAACTTCACAGGTTCGGCTGGACAGAGTCTTGGAGCATTCGTACCTAAGGGCATCACAATTACGGTCGAGGGTGACTCTAATGACTATGTCGGAAAAGGACTATCGGGTGGTAAGTTGATCTTGAAGCCTTCTTCGAAAGCGACCTTTGCTGCTGAAGATAACATTATCATCGGTAACACTGCGCTTTATGGAGCTACTGGCGGTGAGGCTTACATCAGCGGAATCGCTGGCGAACGCTTTGCGGTTCGTAACTCCGGTGCTAATGTGGTTGTAGAAGGCGTTGGCGACCATGGTTGTGAATATATGACGGGTGGACGCGTAGTTGTACTGGGCGGAACCGGGCGAAACTTCGCAGCGGGAATGTCAGGCGGTATCGCTTACGTCTACGATGCGGATAATAGTTTTGTTAAACGCTGCAATCTGGAGATGGTATTACTTGAGCGTGTGGAGGAGCAAGCGGAGATTCAAGAACTTCGCGGTCTGATTGTACAACATACGGAGCTCACTGGCAGTGTGGTCGGACAACGTATGCTGGATCAATGGGAAGAGCATCTTCCGAAGTTTGCTCGCGTAATTCCTAAGGATTACAAGCGGATGATGCAGCATATTCAGAAGGTTGAAGATGCGGGATTAACGGGTGAGGCTGCATTAATGGCAGCTTTTGAAGCAAACATGCGTGAACTAGCCCGTGTTGGCGGATAA
- a CDS encoding YhgE/Pip domain-containing protein, whose translation MKSLSVFMKDLGAALKNPKVLIPMFVVLFIPVLYSGLFLKAFWDPYGKMNELPVAVVNQDKGALYEGKQLTAGSDLLNELKKTDGFQWEFVSREKAEAGLKDNTYYMAIVVPEDFSAKATTLLDAEPQPAKIIFEPNEGYNFLAGQIGGSAVKEIKTKVSAKVTEAYTNSVFDKFTEIASGLGEAGDGATKIADGASKLDDGAVKLEDNLLLLTDGTGKLLSGVEPLTKGVADLNTGAVAMESGTTTLADGLQKLSVAHQQLKDGVQQTADGSKQLSNGLQQTVAGTVKLQAGTQSAVDGTVKLQDGTHSVVEGSVKLEAGLTSSVDGSAKLEAGIKASADGSVKVTEGAKAVAQGLQQLAQSNPQLAASPDMQKLLAASKTVAAGNEQLLQSQQQLLQGATALHSGQEQLLQGATQLYTGSQQLDAGVSQLHDGAQQLNAGSTQLLEGQQKLAVGATALEAGGSKLAAGMTEFGSKLNEAAAGGTKLADGGKALEAGTSKLLSGVDQLGSGISTVADGSKKLANGAGELKNGMDELKSGSNELATKLGDAAEQTSAVNKSDSMVQMFAQPVEIEEHKVNEVPNYGTGFAPYFLSLGLFVGALICTLVIPMRESEVVGASRFNRFISRTLSFSMMSLLQSLLAAFVLLYGLGLEVHNVPLFLAFTFITSLSFMWVIQAIVTWLDQPGRFVAIVILIFQLTTSAGTFPLELIPNWMKFFNPLLPMTYSVRGFKAVISTGDYSVMWRDAGTLAIYGLVFLAFTFAYFMTRDLENEAVMKSEQVLTV comes from the coding sequence ATGAAATCATTATCCGTATTTATGAAAGACCTGGGTGCGGCTCTTAAAAACCCAAAGGTGCTAATACCGATGTTTGTAGTCCTCTTTATACCGGTATTGTACAGCGGGCTATTCCTGAAGGCTTTCTGGGATCCATACGGTAAGATGAATGAGCTGCCTGTTGCTGTTGTCAACCAAGATAAAGGTGCCCTTTATGAAGGGAAGCAGCTGACTGCCGGGAGTGATCTGTTAAATGAGCTGAAGAAAACGGATGGCTTCCAGTGGGAATTCGTCTCACGTGAGAAGGCGGAAGCAGGGCTTAAGGACAATACTTATTATATGGCGATAGTCGTTCCGGAAGACTTCTCGGCCAAAGCAACAACGCTGCTGGATGCGGAACCGCAACCGGCCAAAATTATATTTGAACCTAATGAAGGATACAACTTCCTGGCGGGTCAAATCGGCGGTTCAGCCGTGAAAGAGATTAAGACCAAAGTTTCGGCCAAGGTAACAGAAGCTTATACCAATTCTGTATTCGATAAATTCACTGAGATCGCAAGTGGACTGGGTGAGGCAGGAGACGGCGCTACAAAGATTGCTGATGGTGCAAGTAAGCTTGATGACGGTGCCGTTAAGCTGGAGGACAATCTTCTTCTATTAACGGATGGCACAGGCAAACTTCTCAGTGGTGTAGAACCACTCACTAAAGGTGTTGCGGATCTAAATACAGGTGCAGTAGCAATGGAATCCGGTACCACTACCTTAGCTGATGGTTTGCAGAAGCTGTCCGTAGCGCATCAGCAGCTAAAGGATGGCGTACAACAGACTGCAGACGGTAGCAAGCAGTTAAGTAATGGATTGCAGCAGACTGTAGCAGGTACCGTGAAGCTGCAGGCCGGGACACAATCTGCGGTAGATGGCACAGTGAAGCTTCAAGACGGAACGCATTCTGTTGTGGAAGGAAGCGTCAAGCTGGAAGCAGGATTAACTTCTTCCGTAGATGGAAGTGCCAAACTTGAAGCGGGTATTAAAGCATCAGCAGACGGCAGTGTGAAGGTAACCGAGGGTGCAAAAGCTGTAGCCCAAGGTTTGCAGCAACTGGCTCAATCCAATCCTCAGCTGGCAGCCAGTCCAGATATGCAAAAGCTTTTGGCAGCAAGCAAGACTGTTGCAGCAGGCAATGAGCAACTGCTGCAAAGCCAGCAACAGCTATTGCAAGGGGCAACTGCGCTGCATAGCGGACAGGAGCAGCTGCTGCAGGGTGCAACTCAGCTGTATACCGGCTCTCAGCAGTTGGATGCGGGTGTATCCCAGCTGCATGACGGGGCACAGCAACTTAACGCCGGCAGTACTCAACTGCTGGAAGGTCAGCAGAAGCTGGCCGTAGGCGCAACAGCGCTGGAAGCAGGCGGCAGCAAGCTGGCCGCTGGTATGACCGAGTTTGGCAGCAAGCTCAACGAGGCTGCGGCAGGCGGCACTAAGCTGGCTGACGGTGGCAAGGCGCTGGAAGCAGGCACTTCAAAACTCCTAAGCGGTGTGGATCAGCTTGGGAGTGGTATCAGCACTGTAGCAGATGGCTCCAAGAAGCTGGCTAACGGGGCGGGTGAGCTCAAGAACGGTATGGATGAGCTGAAATCAGGCTCGAACGAGTTGGCAACAAAGCTTGGCGACGCTGCTGAACAGACAAGTGCAGTTAACAAAAGCGATTCAATGGTGCAGATGTTTGCTCAGCCCGTGGAAATTGAAGAACATAAAGTAAATGAAGTACCGAATTACGGCACAGGCTTCGCCCCATATTTCCTGTCCCTTGGATTGTTCGTAGGTGCACTGATCTGCACGCTCGTAATTCCTATGCGTGAATCCGAAGTCGTTGGAGCCAGCCGCTTCAACCGCTTTATCAGCCGTACACTTTCCTTCTCGATGATGAGCCTTTTGCAGTCATTACTAGCTGCATTCGTTCTCTTGTACGGACTGGGGCTGGAAGTTCACAATGTCCCCCTGTTCCTGGCCTTCACTTTTATAACCAGTTTGTCCTTCATGTGGGTCATTCAAGCGATCGTTACTTGGCTTGACCAACCCGGACGATTTGTTGCCATCGTTATTCTTATTTTCCAATTGACAACAAGTGCCGGAACCTTCCCGCTGGAGCTGATTCCGAACTGGATGAAATTCTTCAACCCGCTGCTGCCAATGACTTATAGTGTCAGAGGTTTCAAAGCTGTAATTTCAACAGGCGATTACAGTGTTATGTGGAGAGATGCAGGAACGCTCGCAATATACGGGCTGGTCTTCTTGGCCTTTACGTTCGCCTACTTCATGACTCGTGACCTCGAAAATGAAGCAGTAATGAAAAGTGAACAAGTTTTGACTGTATAA
- a CDS encoding metal-dependent hydrolase, whose amino-acid sequence MKITYYGHSALLVESSDAAVIMDPFLSGNPKSGISPEEIKVDAVLLTHGHSDHLGDAIEISKNNNCPIFAVFELAEYCRIKGAQVKHMNIGGSHTYSGITVKYTPAIHSSSFQDGDTWIYTGQAAGILLTMGGKTLYHAGDTALFGDLRLIGERNAIDISALPIGDMLTMGPDDALLAARWLRAEKVIPLHYNTFPAIAQDGADFCDRLQQEGIVGFPLLPGESIEV is encoded by the coding sequence ATGAAAATAACGTATTACGGACACTCCGCATTGCTTGTCGAATCTTCAGATGCAGCGGTAATCATGGACCCTTTTTTGTCAGGTAACCCGAAATCCGGGATTTCACCGGAAGAAATTAAGGTAGATGCCGTTCTACTTACCCATGGCCATTCGGATCACCTGGGAGATGCCATAGAAATCTCTAAAAACAACAATTGTCCTATCTTTGCGGTATTTGAGCTTGCGGAATATTGCAGAATTAAAGGGGCACAAGTCAAGCATATGAACATCGGTGGATCCCATACCTATTCAGGAATTACAGTTAAGTATACTCCAGCCATTCATTCATCTTCCTTTCAGGATGGGGACACTTGGATCTATACCGGACAGGCAGCAGGAATCTTATTGACCATGGGCGGCAAAACTTTGTATCACGCCGGGGATACAGCCCTATTCGGAGATTTGAGACTGATAGGAGAAAGAAATGCCATTGATATTTCGGCACTTCCTATTGGGGATATGCTGACGATGGGTCCTGATGATGCGCTGTTGGCTGCGCGCTGGCTGCGGGCGGAGAAGGTTATTCCACTGCACTATAATACGTTCCCTGCTATTGCTCAGGATGGTGCTGATTTCTGTGATCGTTTGCAACAAGAAGGAATTGTGGGCTTCCCGCTGCTTCCAGGGGAAAGTATAGAAGTTTGA
- a CDS encoding UDP-N-acetylglucosamine--LPS N-acetylglucosamine transferase, which translates to MRKKRVLLFSEGFGTGHTGAAYALAEGIKLLNPDVQCRVIELGKFLNPTVAPWILSAYRKTVSSQPKLVGMMYKTQYHKSLNRLTKLALHRIFYTHASQVIDQLKPDLIICTHPIPAAVISRLKRRGLDVPLYTLITDYDAHGSWVNAEVNRYLVSTSRVKSILTGRGISPELVTVTGIPVHPKFWERSNKTQLRKELGLADIPTVLIMGGGWGLMFGKDVMNSLTARVDDIQLIFCMGSNNKRVAKMRSNPLFRHPNVKILGYSSEINKLMDASDLLITKPGGMTCTEGQAKGIPMLFYKAIPGQEEKNCQYFVELGLAEVLDSAVVDKWYTMMLREYAALEEQRKRRLAPDRHQPGHCASTVLEMLGNPVTSTESRSQRAQSRNEEAAIVT; encoded by the coding sequence ATGCGAAAGAAAAGAGTACTGCTGTTTTCAGAAGGCTTCGGGACGGGCCACACAGGGGCAGCCTATGCTCTCGCCGAAGGTATAAAGCTGCTGAACCCGGATGTCCAATGCAGAGTAATTGAGCTGGGTAAATTTCTTAACCCTACAGTTGCTCCATGGATTCTTTCCGCCTACAGAAAAACAGTCAGCAGCCAGCCTAAGCTGGTCGGCATGATGTATAAGACACAATATCATAAATCACTGAACCGGTTGACCAAGCTGGCGCTTCACCGGATTTTTTATACACATGCCTCACAGGTCATTGATCAGCTTAAGCCCGATTTAATTATCTGTACTCATCCAATCCCTGCCGCAGTCATCTCCCGATTGAAGCGACGCGGATTAGATGTGCCGCTCTATACGCTGATTACAGACTATGATGCGCATGGCAGTTGGGTCAATGCAGAGGTGAACCGCTATCTAGTCTCCACCTCACGAGTTAAGTCCATTCTCACCGGACGGGGAATATCTCCGGAACTTGTGACCGTGACTGGTATTCCTGTGCATCCTAAGTTCTGGGAGCGTTCGAACAAAACGCAGCTGCGCAAGGAGCTGGGTCTTGCCGATATTCCCACCGTGCTTATTATGGGCGGAGGATGGGGCCTGATGTTCGGTAAAGATGTTATGAACTCGCTCACGGCCAGGGTAGATGATATTCAACTTATTTTTTGTATGGGAAGCAATAACAAACGTGTTGCTAAAATGCGAAGCAATCCCTTGTTCCGTCATCCGAATGTAAAAATTCTGGGCTACAGCAGTGAGATCAACAAGCTTATGGATGCGTCGGACCTCCTTATTACCAAACCCGGAGGTATGACATGCACAGAGGGCCAGGCCAAGGGAATTCCAATGCTTTTCTACAAGGCTATTCCAGGCCAGGAGGAGAAGAACTGCCAGTATTTTGTCGAACTTGGGTTGGCAGAAGTGCTCGATTCAGCCGTAGTGGATAAATGGTACACTATGATGCTTCGTGAATATGCGGCTTTAGAGGAACAGCGAAAACGGCGCCTCGCTCCGGATCGGCATCAACCGGGTCACTGCGCTTCTACCGTGCTTGAAATGCTTGGTAATCCCGTCACTTCAACCGAATCCAGATCTCAGCGGGCTCAGAGCCGAAATGAAGAAGCTGCAATTGTTACCTAA